One genomic region from Rutidosis leptorrhynchoides isolate AG116_Rl617_1_P2 unplaced genomic scaffold, CSIRO_AGI_Rlap_v1 contig421, whole genome shotgun sequence encodes:
- the LOC139883579 gene encoding uncharacterized protein encodes MSLTNHTSTITPSSDFYLHSNENPTQALISPLLNINNYHTWSRSMSIALKSKAKFNFINGKITKHQEDDSTFSDWDRCYITVSYVQKEIANLKQGDLNIFYYYTKIRTLWDEYDDLRPIPECECSIKCECKALKVIAEYYKNDEIIRFLKGLNHVYAQTRSTILMLDPIPSLQKVFATVFQYESQNILSLEPEESTLAAFSATKPPAQSPALYQYKKTPDGKPICSHFSKFGHIVAKCFRIVGFPPNFKFTKAPSTNQKNVSSNMAATEPAEKQNESIISISNDEYESEKADTCKLSVSNLYSNCILMVYSTKCLMQDLTSMRMIGSARQRKGLYFVDLAENYVFPRISCNAKMSSTNNDRVERKHLHILNVGELYNFKEPDHIENEHEALLDITIDVLDTLPEPLEPEIIEQPIVRKSIRHKFTSKHLEDYHCNLIISLSQQDRISFLKDSSSIHIPDTPHSIENHFAFLNLSQNHLVFTLKICCQEEPDSFKQAIESENWQTAIENELRALAEKNMVFKLKHKAHRSIERYKVRLLAKGYTKKEGIDYSETFSPVAKFTTIKILLGVAASKGWYLTQLDINNPFLHNDLDEELAEALMNFGYSQSSSDNSLFIHSSNESFTAILIYVDDLIIAGNDMQQITLVKDFLYHKFSSKPASTPMIYSPEFLNTSPKLEDASIYRKFIGKLFYLTHTRPDISQSTHFLSQFLIDPTIAHLQAAHRIRCILQGLQVIRPQPASLYCDNQSAIHIALRNETEIYSRNVEEVLRRGFLLKWLASDCSHCEETGIGVTMKVSIAI; translated from the exons ATGTCTCTCACAAACCATACCTCCACTATCACACCATCATCTGATTTCTATCTTCACTCAAATGAAAATCCTACACAAGCCCTTATTTCACCTTTACTGAACATCAACAATTATCATACTTGGTCAAGATCCATGTCAATAGCTCTCAAATCCAAAGCAAAATTCAATTTTATAAATGGTAAGATAACAAAGCATCAGGAAGATGATTCTACCTTTTCAGATTGGGATAGATGCTATATAACAGTCTCAT ATGTTCAGAAAGAAATAGCTAATCTCAAGCAAGGTGACTTAAACATTTTTTATTACTACACCAAAATCAGGACTTTGTGGGATGAGTATGATGATCTAAGGCCTATTCCAGAATGTGAATGTTCCATCAAATGTGAGTGTAAAGCACTGAAAGTCATAGCTGAGTACTATAAAAATGACGAAATAATCAGGTTCTTAAAAGGGTTGAACCATGTCTATGCTCAAACCAGATCTACCATATTGATGCTAGATCCTATCCCATCTCTCCAAAAGGTGTTTGCCACAGTTTTTCAGTATGAAAGTCAGAACATCTTATCTCTAGAACCTGAAGAATCAACTCTTGCAGCCTTCTCTGCTACAAAGCCTCCTGCACAATCCCCTGCTCTTTACCAGTACAAGAAAACTCCTGATGGCAAACCAATTTGCTCTCACTTTAGCAAATTTGGCCATATTGTAGCAAAATGCTTCAGAATAGTTGGTTTTCCTCCCAACTTCAAATTCACCAAAGCCCCATCTACAAATCAGAAGAATGTCTCATCCAACATGGCAGCAACTGAACCTGCAGAAAAGCAAAATgaatcaatcatctccatctcaaATGATGAATATGAGTCTGAAAAGGCAGACACATGCAAACTCTCAGTCTCAAACCTTT ACTCTAACTGTATCCTTATGGTCTACTCTACGAAGTGTCTTATGCAGGACTTGACATCAATGAGGATGATTGGATCAGCTAGACAGAGAAAAGGACTTTATTTTGTGGATTTAGCAGAAAATTATGTGTTTCCTAGGATTTCTTGTAATGCAAAAATGTCTTCTACCAAT AATGACAGGGTGGAAAGAAAGCATTTGCATATTCTAAATGTGGGAGAGCTCTACAATTTCAAA GAACCTGATCACATTGAAAATGAGCATGAAGCACTACTAGATATTACAATTGATGTCCTAGATACATTGCCAGAACCATTGGAACCTGAAATCATTGAACAACCAATAGTTAGGAAATCAATTAGACATAAGTTCACATCTAAACATCTAGAAGATTATCATTGCAATTTAATCATATCTTTATCTCAGCAAGATCGCATATCATTCCTCAAAGATTCAAGCAGCATTCATATTCCAGATACTCCTCACTCAATCGAAAATCACTTTGCATTTCTTAATCTTTCTCAAAATCATCTTGTATTCACTTTAAAGATATGTTGTCAAGAGGAACCAGACAGTTTTAAGCAAGCCATTGAAAGTGAGAATTGGCAGACAGCCATAGAGAATGAATTGAGAGCACTTGCAGAAAAAAACATG GTGTTCAAACTCAAACACAAGGCACATAGAAGCATAGAAAGATACAAAGTTAGGCTTCTAGCAAAAGGCTACACAAAGAAAGAGGGTATAGACTACTCTGAAACTTTCTCACCTGTTGCCAAGTTTACAACAATCAAGATTCTTCTCGGTGTTGCAGCATCCAAAGGATGGTATCTCACTCAACTGGATATCAATAATCCTTTTCTTCATAATGATCTGGATGAGGAA TTGGCTGAAGCTCTCATGAATTTTGGCTATTCACAATCATCATCAGATAATTCATTATTCATTCATTCATCAAATGAGTCATTCACAGCAATCCTAATCTATGTGGATGATCTTATTATTGCAGGAAATGATATGCAACAGATCACACTAGTCAAGGATTTCCTATATCATAAGTTCA GTAGCAAACCAGCATCAACACCTATGATCTATTCTCCAGAGTTTCTAAATACATCTCCTAAATTGGAAGATGCATCAATCTACAGAAAATTCATAGGAAAACTATTCTATCTCACTCATACAAGGCCTGACATTTCACAAAGCACTCACTTCCTATCTCAATTCCTGATTGACCCAACAATAGCTCATCTGCAAGCTGCACACAGA ATTCGATGTATTCTTCAAGGTCTTCAAGTCATTCGTCCACAACCCGCTTCCTTATACTGTGACAACCAATCAGCAATTCACATTGCACTTCGCAACGAGACTGAGATTTATTCTAGAAATGTTGAAGAGGTTTTGAGAAGAGGATTTCTGTTAAAATGGTTAGCAAGTGATTGTAGCCATTGTGAGGAGACAG
- the LOC139883578 gene encoding probable protein phosphatase 2C 15, which yields MASGEGRRHHDRNFIPLAALISREMKSEKMEKPTVRYGIAAQSRKGEDFYLVKTDCQRVNGNPSSTFSIFAIFDGHNGSAAAIYTKENLLSHVLSALPRGLGREEWLQALPRALVSGFVKTDKEFQRKGETSGTTATFVIVDGWTVTVASVGDSRCILDTQGDDVSNLTVDHRLEENVEERERVTASGGEVGRLSTGGGTEIGPLRCWPGGLCLSRSIGDMDVGEFIVPIPYVKQVKLSNAGGRLVIASDGIWDALSSDLAAKSCRGLPAELAARQVVKEALRSRGLKDDTTCVVVDIIPPNDNSTSPVSPPPKRQNKFIACFFSKKSFDSASSKLSKKLSSINIVEELFEEGSAMLADRLGNEFTEQSTSGLFTCAVCQIDLAPSEGISVHAGSIFSTSSKPWEGPFLCADCRNKKDAMEGKRPSGDEHESKSD from the exons ATGGCATCTGGAGAAGGCAGACGCCATCATGATCGGAATTTTATCCCCCTCGCTGCATTGATTAGTCGAGAAATGAAAAGCGAAAAGATGGAGAAGCCAACTGTGAGATATGGAATTGCAGCACAGTCCAGAAAAGGGGAAGATTTCTATTTGGTCAAGACAGATTGTCAACGTGTGAATGGGAATCCATCGTCTACGTTCTCCATATTCGCG ATATTTGATGGGCACAATGGAAGTGCAGCAGCAATCTATACAAAGGAAAACTTGTTAAGTCACGTGCTAAGTGCTTTACCACGTGGTCTTGGGAGGGAAGAGTGGCTACAAGCTTTACCACGTGCATTAGTTTCTGGCTTTGTGAAAACTGATAAGGAATTTCAAAGAAAAG GGGAAACTTCCGGGACTACAGCTACATTTGTTATAGTTGATGGATGGACTGTAACAGTTGCATCTGTTGGGGACTCGCGTTGTATATTAGATACTCAGGGGGACGACGTTTCTAATTTAACCGTAGATCACAGACTTGAAGAAAATGTGGAAGA AAGAGAACGTGTAACTGCGAGTGGAGGTGAAGTCGGAAGGCTAAGCACCGGTGGTGGCACTGAG ATTGGGCCACTCCGTTGCTGGCCAGGAGGTTTATGTCTTTCTAGGTCAATCGGAGATATGGACGTAGGAGAGTTCATAGTGCCTATACCTTACGTCAAACAAGTCAAG CTGTCGAATGCCGGTGGGAGGCTTGTTATCGCTTCCGATGGAATATGGGATGCCTTATCTTCAGACTTGGCTGCAAAGTCTTGTCGTGGGCTGCCTGCCGAACTTGCAGCTAGGCAAGTCGTGAAG GAAGCATTGCGATCAAGGGGGCTAAAGGATGACACGACGTGTGTAGTTGTCGACATTATCCCTCCCAATGACAATTCAACGTCACCAGTTTCACCTCCTCCTAAAAGGCAGAACAAGTTCATAGCTTGCTTTTTCAGCAAGAAATCCTTTGATTCTGCTAGTAGTAAACTTTCCAAGAAGCTTTCATCTATAAATATAGTGGAAGAGCTATTTGAAGAAGGCTCAGCGATGCTTGCTGATAG ACTGGGAAATGAATTTACAGAACAGTCAACATCTGGTCTTTTCACGTGTGCTGTATGCCAAATTGATCTTGCTCCTAGCGAGGGCATATCCGTCCATGCTGGTTCCATTTTCTCTACAAGCTCAAAACCATGGGAAGGGCCTTTTCTGTGTGCCGATTGCCGAAACAAAAAGGACGCCATGGAAGGGAAACGTCCTAG TGGTGATGAACATGAAAGTAAATCCGATTAA
- the LOC139883575 gene encoding LOW QUALITY PROTEIN: nicotinamide adenine dinucleotide transporter 2, mitochondrial-like (The sequence of the model RefSeq protein was modified relative to this genomic sequence to represent the inferred CDS: deleted 1 base in 1 codon), translating to MSRNGNLNHAQSSRDFICHAGAGASAGAIAATFVCPLDVIKTRLQVHGIPETAHSGHKGSIIVTSLQGIVRKEGIRGLYRGLSPTILALLPNWAVYFAVYEQLKSLLKSHEDKGQLSLGANMVAASGAGAATAVATNPLWVVKTRLQTQGMRPDVVPYKSMFSAFRRITHEEGLRGLYSGILPSLAGVSHVAIQFPAYEQIKSYIAKKENTTVDKLKPTDVAIASSISKVFASILTYPHDVIRSKLQEQGQNRNSKVQYAGVIDCIKKVSRKEGLPGFYHGCATNLLRTTPSAVITFTSYEMILRFLQRATLPPTQN from the exons ATGAGCCGAAATGGGAATTTAAACCATGCTCAGAGCAGTAGGGATTTCATTTGCCACGCTGGTGCTGGAGCTTCTGCTG GTGCAATTGCTGCTACATTTGTATGCCCTTTGGATGTGATAAAGACTAGACTACAAGTCCATGGGATTCCAGAGACGGCACATTCAGGTCACAAAG GTAGCATCATTGTTACAAGCTTACAAGGAATTGTAAGGAAAGAAGGAATCAGGGGACTGTATCGAGGACTTTCTCCAACGATTCTTGCTCTTCTACCAAACTGGGCA GTGTACTTTGCAGTTTATGAGCAACTAAAAAGCCTTCTGAAATCACATG AGGATAAAGGTCAACTCTCACTTGGTGCAAATATGGTTGCTGCTTCTGGTGCTGGAGCTGCAACCGCCGTTGCAACA AATCCATTGTGGGTCGTTAAGACCAGACTTCAA ACACAAGGAATGAGGCCAGATGTAGTTCCATACAAAAGCATGTTTTCTGCTTTTAGGAGGATTACACATGAGGAAGGCCTACGAGGGTTGTATAG TGGCATTTTGCCTTCATTGGCTGGAGTCAGTCACGTTGCCATCCAGTTTCCGGCATACGAACAGATCAAGTCATACATAGCCAAGAAGG AGAATACAACGGTCGATAAACTAAAACCAACCGATGTGGCAATTGCATCATCCATATCAAAAGTATTTGCCTCCATACTGACTTACCCACATGAT GTTATAAGATCTAAGCTACAAGAACAAGGACAAAACAGGAACTCTAAGGTCCAGTACGCAGGGGTAATCGATTGCATCAAGAAAGTGTCTCGAAAGGAAGGTCTTCCAGGATTTTACCATGGATGTGCAACAAATCTCTTAAGAACAACTCCCTCTGCTGTCATCACGTTTACGAGCTACGAGATGATACTCAGGTTCTTGCAGCGTGCAACATTACCTCCAACCCAGAATTAG
- the LOC139883573 gene encoding peptidyl-prolyl cis-trans isomerase Pin1-like — MSSTSPPSYVRVSYILIKHRGSRYKQSWKDPHGEVISNTTKDDAVARLEDIRQHIVSGKATFDYLASTHSDCKSAKRNGDLGMFGRFVLDGQFEKAAFNLMVGEISEIVHTESGVHIIKKTA; from the exons ATGTCTTCTACTTCACCTCCTTCATATGTTAGGGTTTCTTACATACTGATCAAACATCGGGGGTCTAGATATAAGCAATCCTGGAAAGACCCACACGGTGAAGTCATCTCAAACACTACCAAAGATGACGCCGTCGCTCGGCTCGAAGACATCCGTCAACATATCGTCTCCGGCAAGGCTACGTTCGACTATCTAGCCTCTACTCACTCTGATTGCAAATCCGCCAAACGCAACGGCGATCTCG GGATGTTTGGTCGATTCGTGTTGGATGGACAGTTTGAAAAGGCTGCATTTAATCTCATGGTTGGTGAAATAAGCGAGATTGTGCATACTGAAAGCGGTGTTCATATCATCAAGAAGACAGCTTGA